In the genome of Vanessa cardui chromosome 11, ilVanCard2.1, whole genome shotgun sequence, the window GACCTTATAGAACAGAGTAAGGTTGGAGGTAGCAACGTTGATGAGATCATTGATAACTTATCAACTTTGAATGTTAATAGAGGAAAAGATGGATCTCTTTCATGTGACAGAATATTGGTAGAAAgcttgtatattttatgtaacttaGATGATATCCATCCACTTTATAGGTATTTGAATTTACCAAAAGCCATAAAAAGGTTAGTATTATGACTATATGAAAGTTTCATATGAAACTCATCTattgtcaaatataaaatagaatttaaattattattagtctaaatttaatgatatgtcaacaacttaataaaatgtattgaattaGCTGTTTCATATGAAAAGAAAATTGGCTACTTTTATCATGTCGGGGTTCTGAAgaataatgaatatttgtaacaaaaatgaaTAACTATACAAATTGAAATGAACCTACATGCAGCATATTTTGTATCTCctggatataatatttttgtttaaatgatattaggtgcttaaatatttattcataaaaattatgatttttgaaaaatttaatattgtagagtTTCTATATTAAAGCTGACCTACAACATAGCGGTGGCTAACCAACACGGGAATTACATCAGGATGTTGCAACTTTCTACAAGATTATGTCCACTAACATTCTCAGTTCTCTGCTTGTACCTGCCTTCATTACAAAAGTGAGTTGATATTTGAacaaatttatcatattatttattgattcaatGTTAAATCCTAAAATATACAAGACATTCTCTTTCAAAttcctaaaattatttatttattgaataataaatataattaaatcattacatatgtatttcagAAGAGCTTTGCAAAGCCTGAGTACTGCATTCAACAGTAAAAATTTGACTGTACCTGTAAAGGTGGTACAAAAGTGGCTAGCATTCAACAGTGAGGAGGAAGTGCGTTCAGCTTGTAAATATTATGGTCTGGAAGCTACAGATGGTGTACTCTTTAACAAGAGTCATTTTAAACTCGATGTTAATATGGTATGATAACATTTCTACACATATTTAAATGActgactaaatatttatatgttacatgAACATTTGGTACACATGcttgtgtattattttatgtataaaagaaaGCAACCATATCATTCGAGTGGTACGTGCCATAGATGCGTCCAATTTTTTATACACAATACTCCAAGAAGCGAAttaacaaagttttatttttgttttagctCCCACCAAAAAAATACTATAgagcaaaaatattaagttataagcTGGAAGATGTCCTATCCTAtactatttaatgttaaatattttatgaatataacaaCTGATCTcactatttttttgttaaaagtatatgtcgtttttaaataaaacaaagaattaTAAAGgaatcctttatttatttacataagaaaattCACCTAATTACGCATGACTAATTACATTTGACAACAAAATCTATCTAAACCGTATGTGGCCTCAACTCATTAAATCCATAACATAGAAATAGGGcctcatatatatgtatactacttCGTAACCAAATCatgattacaaaaaaatatttgtgagcaacaaagatattaaaaattcaatcagtaatttgtacaaaaataaacagaacttgtattttcaatatgttattattttttactttggtATCTAAGTTGTgatcaaatgttattttagaacaccaatatatttaaaaaccaaataatgtattttcattactcgatttttttgtacaaattagaTTAAACTAGATTATACATAACACTATGTAAAATTAGCCAATTTTATAGGTACTTTGTACCGGAGGACATACATGCATACGTTTtaacaaatttacatttaaataaatatattcctcCATTTGTAACGcgtattttataactttatattatcatACTAGGAAGCGTTTCTAAATTGAAAAGCAAATTAATAGGCATCAAAcagaataattgaaaattttattgaatcattgttatataatttgaattttcttCAAACATTCGTTGTTTTGTAATAGAACATACTTGCAGCTCACTCCGACATCTCACCCTTCGAAATCTAGTCGTTGAAGCTTAGAGAGCTGTAGTGTTGTTACATCACATctcaaattacttattttattttccaattgCATTGATTCCAGCATACTCCGacgtaatatattttccaaTTGCATTGATTCTAGCATACTCCGGAGTTTCCCAGCATTTTCTATTACTCATCTCTCAAGGACGATATCTCAAAATTACCACATTACTTGAAATTTGGTAACATTTCTtttcagtatattatatattatttctttcctgctttacatgtaataatactttctgtattaatcttaatttacaaatgttcttaatttaCTCAAATTTAATAACGACCTAAGATTGTAACATATTGGTTGCTTAATAAgctttatattttcaatgttgCCGTATTATACTAGCGCATAGCACCAAGCGGGCATAAaagacataaaatcaaaattaaaaatttcactaaagttttataataacaaaattgcgAAGACTAATACAAAGCTGGATGTGACActgcaattactttttattattatattaacaat includes:
- the LOC124533930 gene encoding germinal-center associated nuclear protein, with translation MYIMSQNINHNIILDPDYDGNKQCVVGTCSDMCPREEVTLRKKEKLVHVLEVTGSGYKLIKSYSRSAASANMAVPRLLRPYPVLFDTIHYLLLKVSNRSDVPMSVLYDFLNDRLRAVRQDMTIQRLPPEECIVLLEPMIRFYVYFGYRLCEHPLSEYDPVLNKKYLLECLKWYLSCCDLIEQSKVGGSNVDEIIDNLSTLNVNRGKDGSLSCDRILVESLYILCNLDDIHPLYRYLNLPKAIKRVSILKLTYNIAVANQHGNYIRMLQLSTRLCPLTFSVLCLYLPSLQKRALQSLSTAFNSKNLTVPVKVVQKWLAFNSEEEVRSACKYYGLEATDGVLFNKSHFKLDVNMLPPKKYYRAKILSYKLEDVLSYTI